The window GCAACGCTACCACGCCCACGAAAGGATGGGAACGCCGTTAGTCGCTGCGCCCGTCATCCCCGCCCAGGCGCACCCGTCGAGCCTACGCCGCGCTGGCCCCCTGGCGGAACCGCTCGATCAGCCCGCGCACCCGCCCGGTAAGGCCGGGCAGGTCGGGCTTGGATATCTGGTCGTCGGCACCCACGGCGGTGCCCTTGTGGCGCAAGGCGTCGGTGATCAGCGAGGAGAACAGCACCACCGGCAGCTTTTGCAGCACCTGGTCTTCCTTGATGCGCCGGGTCAGGTTATGTCCGTCCATCTCGGGCATCTCGATGTCCGACACCACAAGGTCCACGTAGTCGTAGATGTGCTTGCGCTCTTCTTCGGCGCGCTTGCGCCAGCCGCACAGCACGTCCCACGCCTCTCGCCCGCTGCTGGTGCGGGTAACGCGAAAGCCCGCCTTCTCCAGGGTGCTGCCGATCATGTTGCGGATGGCCGAGGAATCGTCGGCGATGAGCACGTGCCAGTCTTCGGACAGGGTCATCGTCGGTTCCGCAACGTGCAGCGTCGCGCCTATGTCCGCCCGGGGATTCATGGAGGCCACGATCTTCTCCATGTCCAGCAGGAACACGATGCGGTCCTCGAAGCGCACCACCCCGATGACCGACTGGCCGCTGTAGGCCTGCATGTGCGAGTCGGGGGCCTCCACCTGGCTCCAGCTCAGGCGGTGGATGCGCGTGACCCCGGAGACCAGGAACGCGGTGACCATGCCGCTGAACTCGGACACGATGACCTTCAGCGTATCGCTGGCCACCACCTGCTTGTTTAGCCACCCCCCCAGGTCCACCAGGGGCAGCACCCTGCCGCGCAGGTTGAAGGTGCCCAGCGCCGCCGGATGGTGCTTGCTGGGCACGCCGGTGACCGTGGGCCGCCGGATGATCTCCAGCACCTTGGCCACGTTCATGCCGTAATAGCCACGGTACACCCCACCGCCGGGCAAGGTTTCCTCGATGTAGAATTCGATGATTTCGAGCTCGTTGGTGCCCGATTCGAGCAGGATGTTGGTCTGGCTCATGTGCCCCCCTGAAAGGTCGTGACGTGCACCCCAGTATGCCACACGTGGCACCGTGGGCAATTGTTTTTCCGGGTCGGGCGCAACAATATAGCCCCGCCGCCGCCTGCGTGGCGAAAAGGATGCGGGAAGCCGGATGCAGGGAAGGATGCCGACGTGAAATGGCCGGTCAGCACCGGGGGGGGGCATGCGACCGCACGGTGCAGGTGCGGCCAGATGGCGACAGGTGGGGACAGGTGGGACCAGATGCGAAAGGACGCGGGAAGCGGAGACTCAGGCCGCCCGCACGCCCACCCTGCGCAGTACCTCCGCGCTGGCGCGGAAGGGATTGTCGGCCCGGCCGCATTGCGGCAGCGGCACTTCCGGCAGGGCGGGCAGCCCGGCAAGGTGCGCATTGTAGGCATGCACCGCCAGCGGCTCCAGGGTCAGCACGTCTTCGGCGTTGTAGGCCAGCAGGGTTTCCAGGGCGCGCTCATCCCCGCTGTTCTGCCAATGGTGCCACAAGAGCACGGCGGTATAGCCGTCCACCCCGGTCAGCCCCCCGCGATCCAGCCCGAAGGCCTGCTCCACCCGCTTCAGCCCGCCGGAATACCCCAGCGGCTTCAGCACCCAGCGCAGGTCCAGGTGGGCCATGTCCAGCTTCTGGCGGAAGGTATGCTCGATGAACGGCGCATCAAAGCCGCGCCCGTTGAAGGTCACCAGCAGCTTGTAGTCGCGGATGTCGTCGGCGAAGGCTTCCAGGTTGTTGCCGTGGCGATAGGTGCGCAACTGGAACCCGTCCCACAGGGCTATGGTGGTGATGTGCGATTCCGGCCAGCCAAGGCCCGTGGTTTCGATGTCCACGTAGGCCGCCTGATGGCGGAACGCGGCGAACAGCCGCCACTGGTCCGCCGCGCCCAGGCGCTGGCCGAACCACGCGGCATCGCCCGCCGCGAGGCGCGCGTGCGAATCGGCGATGCCGGTGGCAAACGTGCCTGCCTCGTGCCTGCGGCAGGGAATGTCGCCGCGCGCGGCGGCATCCTGCCAGGTCAGGCAGCCCCCGCGCCACAGGCGTTCCTCGAAGGCGGCGCCCACGCCGGGCAGATGGCGGAAGGTGGAGGTGATCATGACATGCCGCCGTTGCGGGGTTTGGCGGGCGATTTGGGCGGAGGTGCGGTCGCAGGCCCGGCCGATGCGGCCCTGGCGGTGCCCGCCTTGCCGGGCCGTTTCCCGGCGGCCTTGCCCGCTGTCTTGGTCACCGCCTTGTCCATCTTCTTGCGCGAATCCGCGCCGGGCTTCTCCCCCACCCCATGGCGCGGGCAGACCTCGATCATCTCGCATTCGCCGCAACGCGGGGCACGCGCATCGCACACGTGGCGACCAAACCACACCAGCATGTGGTTCACGTCGCCCCAGGCATCGCGCGGAAAAAGGTCCATCAGGTCGCGCTCTATCTGCACCGGGTCCACGGATTCGGTGAAGCCCATGCGGAAGGCAATGCGCTTGACGTGGGTGTCCACGGCAATGCCCTCGTTGATGCCGTAGGCCCCCCACAGCACCACGTTGGCCGTCTTGCGGGCCACGCCGGGCAGTTGCACCAGTTCGGCCATGGTGCGGGGCACCTCGCCACCGTGCACTTCGGCCACGCGGCGTGCCGCCCCCAGCAGGTTGGTGGCCTTGTTGCGGTAGAAGCCGGTGGAATGGATGACCTCTTCCAGTTCTTCCTGCGTGGCACGGGCAAGCGCTGCCGGGCCGGGCCAGCGGCGGAACAGGCCGGGGGTGACCTGGTTCACGCGCACGTCGGTGCACTGGGCGGCCAGCACCGTGGCCACCAGCAGTTCCCAGGCGTTCTGGGCCACCAGATGCGTTTCGCGGGTGGGGTAACGCAGGCGCAGGAGTTCGAGCACCCTGGCCGCGCGGTCGGCGGTCTGCATGAAAGGCTCCGTGATGGGGATATGCGCGCAACTGGCGGGCAAGGGGACGGAAGGCCCACGGGACAGTGGCGAACAGGACCGGGCAGGCATGCCGGTGAACAGGCGTACAGGCGTAGGGGGGCAGGCATGCGGGCCTGGTGACGCCCTGCCCAGTGTGCGGCGGCCAGTATATGCCATGCCGGGCCGCGCCCCGCAACCACATGAAAGAGGAAGGCCCCGCGCGCCCTGCCGGGGCGTGCCGTGCCCTGCGCATGATTATCTGCTGCCGCCCTGCCGCCCCGTCACCGCCGTCAGCCAGCCCCATCCACATGCGTCCGTGCTCATTCGCACCGTATCCACCGCCCCCGCAAGCCACCCACCGCACCGGCCCCCTGCGGCATTCCGGTGCCGGAACCGTGATCATCGCGTTGCCGTGTGGTGGCTTCTCCGTTATGCACATGGGCGGCGCGCCGCGTGCGGATGCCTTCATCCCGCATCCGCTGCCCGTCGGCACCGCGCGGCCACCCCGCGCACCATCATACCCACGGCGCCGGGCGGCACCCCGCCGCAGGAGGTCCACATGGCGGTCATCGTGTACATGACGGCCCCGAACCCGGAAGAGGCCGAGCGCATTGGCCGCATCCTGGTGGAACGCCGCCTTGCCGCGTGCGTCAACGTGCTGGGGTCCATCCGGTCCATCTACCACTGGGCGGGCGACATCCAGACCGAAACCGAAGCCGCGTTCATCGCCAAGACCACCGATGCCCTCGTGCCCGCCCTGACCGAGGCGGTATTGCAACT of the Nitratidesulfovibrio sp. genome contains:
- a CDS encoding chemotaxis protein; its protein translation is MSQTNILLESGTNELEIIEFYIEETLPGGGVYRGYYGMNVAKVLEIIRRPTVTGVPSKHHPAALGTFNLRGRVLPLVDLGGWLNKQVVASDTLKVIVSEFSGMVTAFLVSGVTRIHRLSWSQVEAPDSHMQAYSGQSVIGVVRFEDRIVFLLDMEKIVASMNPRADIGATLHVAEPTMTLSEDWHVLIADDSSAIRNMIGSTLEKAGFRVTRTSSGREAWDVLCGWRKRAEEERKHIYDYVDLVVSDIEMPEMDGHNLTRRIKEDQVLQKLPVVLFSSLITDALRHKGTAVGADDQISKPDLPGLTGRVRGLIERFRQGASAA
- a CDS encoding ribonuclease H-like domain-containing protein, giving the protein MITSTFRHLPGVGAAFEERLWRGGCLTWQDAAARGDIPCRRHEAGTFATGIADSHARLAAGDAAWFGQRLGAADQWRLFAAFRHQAAYVDIETTGLGWPESHITTIALWDGFQLRTYRHGNNLEAFADDIRDYKLLVTFNGRGFDAPFIEHTFRQKLDMAHLDLRWVLKPLGYSGGLKRVEQAFGLDRGGLTGVDGYTAVLLWHHWQNSGDERALETLLAYNAEDVLTLEPLAVHAYNAHLAGLPALPEVPLPQCGRADNPFRASAEVLRRVGVRAA
- the nth gene encoding endonuclease III, which gives rise to MQTADRAARVLELLRLRYPTRETHLVAQNAWELLVATVLAAQCTDVRVNQVTPGLFRRWPGPAALARATQEELEEVIHSTGFYRNKATNLLGAARRVAEVHGGEVPRTMAELVQLPGVARKTANVVLWGAYGINEGIAVDTHVKRIAFRMGFTESVDPVQIERDLMDLFPRDAWGDVNHMLVWFGRHVCDARAPRCGECEMIEVCPRHGVGEKPGADSRKKMDKAVTKTAGKAAGKRPGKAGTARAASAGPATAPPPKSPAKPRNGGMS
- the cutA gene encoding divalent-cation tolerance protein CutA — translated: MAVIVYMTAPNPEEAERIGRILVERRLAACVNVLGSIRSIYHWAGDIQTETEAAFIAKTTDALVPALTEAVLQLHPYEVPCVVTLPITGGSAAFLGWIDEVTRKEP